The sequence cgacttctggcagcttctggccaccaaaagctgctccggactgccaaacgctcagctttttagccagcttctataaaatttgttggggcaaaaaccatccaaaatcaacataaacacataatcggttgagtcgttgtaatagtacgaatccgtcactttctagatcctgagtctTATGATCAACTTTATTTtactccacacgtaatcgtaatgatactcagattctctccacaaccagattttcagaaaagctggtcagaaaaaagctgaaccaaacaggccctttaTCCTTTCAATTTTTTTCATATTTCCGTTTCATCTGAGTTTCAGACCAGTAGTCAACTGGAAGAAACTAATAAGAACAAAATAGGCTTCTAGGTTTATTGAGTCAACACAATAATTGATGACTAGATGAATCTAGAAATCTTCTGCAGGAGAAATATGAACAATGATACCAACAAGATAAGTACATGTGATTTCAAAATGAAGTATACTAATGGGTTAAGTATTTAGAGAGAGAACAAGAGGCGGCCTAAGTTTAAGGTGCAAAAAACCTGATGAGCAATGTTGTGTATCACAAGCACTGAGCGAGCATACTGCATCAAACCATTGTCCCGGTAGTAGGCTTTTAGGTAGACCGGAAGAAGTGCCGTATGCCAATCATTAGCAATGAAAACTAAATTGCCATCACCATAGACGGTACCACCACATGGAGCGTACCATGGAACCTGCAAATGTTCAGAATAAATTTGAAAAAAAGAAGATACTGCGGGTTTGTTCACCACAATAAACTATAACACACATGAGCTGTAATCGAGTTTGTTGTGACAAACTATTCAATGAGGTGCATAAAGCCATAGACTCTTGGAAAAATAGAATTGAAACATATTGTATTAACTAAACGGCGCAGACTGCATATTGTACAATTCTATGGGGCCTGGACACTGTTGACCTATCAAAGTTTGCCAGTAATGAATTTATCTTCTAATTGGTCAGTAAGCAATCAGATATTTTGAAGACCAACTTAGTTCTCTTTGTGAATTGCTTACAAAACAAATGTCAGTACCTCAACAGCGGCCTTGCAGAACAAAATTATGCGCTTCAAAACATCCTGCCATCAATTGATTAAATTCTGAAACACATTTTAGATAAAAGTGGCAGGTATCCAATTTAATTTTCTACTGTTACAGAAGGCACTTGAAATTTGACGTTTACCGATCTTTCTCCTCCATAAATATCATTGTGCCGGTGCCGGAAGGGAGGGGCTTCTATGAATACAAAATCAACGCCATCAATGTAAGAGTGAAAATAAGTAACTTCTGAATCCTGAAAATCACAGGAGGAAACAATTCAGGGCCAGCATCTTTTTCTTTCATACAGAACTGGTACTAGAATCTTTGTCTCCACTTTTTCCATACCTGTCCAGCCACCCTGTAACGTCTCCTTACACCTAAATCCCGGGCTTCTGCATACTCTCCATATCTTGGTATCACGACCTAATATCATAACACAAAACTGCATTTACTTTTCTGGTCATATATGAATTGTAGATTCCACCCTTTTTTGTGGAAGTATACTATAGCGCTGACACAAAACTTCGGTTACAGAAGTATGACTATTTGAGCTTATTTTTTTTTATATATTTCGCAAAGAACAAGAGTTCAGAATCTGCATTCAGCCATTCAGGTGCATGGCAGCTGAACCCGCATCTGTTGTCTCTCATAGAGTGCATAAATATAGTGAAAATGGAAGAGATGAATACCATAACACGGTGTCCTCTCCTCGCCAAAGCCTTGGGCAAAGCACCCACAACATCTCCAAGGCCACCTACGATAGTGATTGTCAGAGCAGTTGCTTAGTTTGGATGGAGAAACTCAGCAGAAATGCAATTTACCTGTCTTGCAGAAAGGAGCGCATTCAGAAGCCACCACGACGACATTCATCACATTAGGCCCAGCCAAAGGGCCATGTTCCTTGtcttcagtgtcatcagcagcaCTCGCCGCGGCATCAGTAGCTGCAGCGGCGTCCACCTTAGCATCCACCGGCTCAGGGATGCCTATGCTTTCTACGGGTTTAGCATCATCCACTGAGGGCTTCAGCTCTTCAACCTTCGCACTGGCATCGGTTTCTGTCTTGGTGACAGGAGCAGATGGTTCAGCTTTGGATTCAGATACCGCAGGCGCCGGGGATTTGCTCGCACTGCTGCTCCCAACTGTTCCGTTTTGCTTTGCAGCGCTCTGGTTTTGCTTCGGCGCAGACGTCGCAGTTTTGGGAGGTGAAGTAGAATATACAGCCTGAGTCTATAGGTTTGAGAGGCAGTCAGAAATTTAGCATCAATGAAGCTGAGCAAAGCACCTATTACAAAGCTCAGCGATTCAGTAGGGGTGCACCTACTACTGTTATACTTTCAAGCGTGTGCGTGGCATGTGGTATTTGATCAGGAGAAAAGGGCGGTGCACGTGAAGCTGCATTTCCGTCAGAAACGGTGAGTGGTTGCTGCTGAATTTGACAATCAAACTGTGCACAAATCCCCAATAGCAATTTTATACGGAGTACTATTTTATGCGAAAAAAAATAAGTTAAGAGCTAGTTTGACAACCATATATTTTTTACTGAGATTTCCAATTTTACAAAAAAAATTGAACTAAATTTCCTTAAAAAACGAAAaaaacttaagaaaaatatggtTACCAAACTAGCCCAAATGTTCCAAGTAAATCAACCTTGGACTCGCTGCCCTGCACGGCGACCGCCTTGGACGAGGAGCTCTTCCCTACCGCCGCGGCGTCCTCGCCCTCACCCCCGGCCGGAACCGCTGCGGCGCGCACTACCGCCGGTCCATCCCGAGACGAGCCCCGACGCGCCCAATGCAACCGCAGCTCGGCGCCGCTGTAGCCGTACGAGCGCAGAGCAATGCCCACCCTGCCCCGGCTGCGCCGCGGCGAGGAGGACGCGACGAGGATGAGGATCAAAGACACGGACGAGGAAGAGGTTGCCCCCGCCATGGGGATGGATCACGCTACTGCTGCTGCTCCCGTCCCGCTTGTACCAGTACGAGGAAACGAGAGCCTAGAGCGTGTTTTCGCGGCGCACGAGGTAATTAAGCAGCGGGGGAGACCTGCCCGAGTTTGTGAGGCCGGTGTTGAGGGGTTGATGATGGGCCCCGGGGGGAGAAGGAGGATCTGGAGGCCACGAAATGAGCCGATCGAGAGGCTAGGTGGGGAGAAGGGGAGAGCGAGAGCACGTAGGTGGGGAAGAGGACGAAGGCGATTAAGCGAGCGCAGGGAGCGAGAGACGTAGGGTGGTTTTGGGCAGGGCCGGATGAAATGTTCGTGGTTGTCGCTCGGTTTATAGTTAGCTCGGTTCGGTTCGACTCGTTTGAATTTTTTACGAGCTAAGCTGACAttctagctcggttcgttaacgagtcaGCTCGTGAGATAAACGAGCTACTATATTCCAACAAAAcaaaactatatgcatatcatttacatAATAATTGATGAACATATTATATATATGTGTGAGGTGTCTATgagctatgaattaaactaatgattaataaactatgtctatgtgttaatttgttcttgcaaatataattatgggttaaactgatgaacatgtatgtgaattgtgaattaatgagtgatgaattgtatgaatttggtgttatattgatGTGGTTTataaaactatgagtataattactattttctattgttaaattaatttaaaattaactaaaaataattattatgtacatattattttttctgctctggctcgtGAGCTAAacaagccagctcgagctcgtaaacgagccgagccgagctgactctatggctcgttaccttaacgaaccgagctggctcgttatggctcgttagcttaacgagccagctcgaactcagacgagccgagctggctcgttatccactCCTAGTTTTGGGCGTGTTAGCGAGTTGCGACCCGGTCGGCTCGTACAACTGGTCCACTCGTCCATGCTAAAGCTAAGTTGTTCTAActacttagggctagtttgagaacccCATTTTCTCAAGAGATTTTCATTTTCTTAAAGAAAATCAGTTCATTTTCTCTTGGAAAAATATGAATCCCTTGAGAAAATAGTGTTCCCAAACTAGTCCTAAAACTCATTTTATTTATGCACTCGTACCATATAAATCTGATCTAGATAATCTGATGTTTGTTATCTAGTAGGCAGTCGAGCTAGGAGGCCAAAACTACCTTAAAATGTGGACGCCTTGCGCCACGAGCAGCAGACTCTCAGGAAATGGTTTATACACGCCACACAAACACGGAAGTTGCAGGCCAGGAGCGCAGCTAGGTTGTTTGCATTTTAGGTGAGAGATAAATTTTGGGTacgtttggtttctttagtcgaGGGACTCTCTACCTTATTTTTACCCTATTTGGTTGTAGAGAAGTATTCAGAGCATATTAAATGAATTATAAAAAACCAAAATATATGTTAGCATGCTCTCGCAATTAGTGTAACTGAAATAAATAAGCGACAAAAAGTGAAATTAATATAATTTAGTTTATTTTAGTCATCCCTTGAGGTACTAAAGACTAAATCAGTTTAGTCCATGTTTTAGTCACACCATTTagtaatttagagactaaatgaAACTAAAATGAAagtactaatctttagtccctcaaaTTAAACTGGGCCTTTCTCCAAAAAAAGTTTTGTTTTGACTCACCACATGATTTACCCGGAGGGCAAAGGGCCTGTTTAGACGATGACCTCCGGCGCCACACCCCGCCTAAGGTGCGGCGGCCGATTCGGCCGCCACAACTGTGGCGCGCGAAGTATGGCACGACGTGGCGCTGCCGGCGGTGATCCAAACACGCCTTTCAATTCGTCATTGTGTGCACCACGTGGAATAATGGGATAGCACTATTGGTCTGTACTTCCGTACAGAAATGAGTCCAGGAGCTTATGGTAGGCCCCGTTTTGTTCCATTAGTCTTAGAACTAAAGTttagagactaaactttagtcactaccTTGTTTGGTTGTAAGgattaaataaattataaatatatTAAATGCAACACATGAAGATCGAAATATAACTTTTCTTATTTACTGTGTATGACGTCATTTTTCTAGGCAAGGTTAATTAGAGCAATTGTTGctctttagtctcttttagcacccATACGAGAGACTAGAGACTAAAGTCAATTAGTCCATACTTTAGTCCTTTCATTTGGCAAAATATGGACTAAATGGAACTAAAAACCagagactaaagattagtccctctaaccaaacgaGGTCGTAGGCGGGCTGTATGAAAGCAGCAAGCTAGCAACAACCTAGAAAGTACTAAAGGCTCATTTGGGACCAAGGGTAATCGAGGGGATCGAGGAGGCCAAAATCCATTACTATTCAAAgctcccaaacaagccctaaatgATTTCTATATTTGTCACCTCACTGAGAAATCACTTAGGGCCCGTTTGTTTGCTTGGAAATGAAACTCATTCCATGAATAACATTCTAGATATTAGATTCCTAAAGAAAGTAATTCCTTAGAATTTGATTCAATTCAATTTTTTTGTTTGGATTCTAATGGAATTCTTTTCCATGAATCAAATTCAATATCTTGTTTGGATAGTTATATATGGAATTTACATATTTGGAGGGAAGTAACCACATCAACTTGCACACAACAAAATACACAAGTTTTCACCCTACAATTTATCAAGCAGAATGCATCACGAGAATAGTAATAATGATGCAGATTTGTCTCAAATGTCCACATATCACTGGAACACATTACTTGCTACTCAATGTGATGTTCAATTCATCCAACATAAACTAAGACAACAACATCAACACACCCAACAACAGTTCAATTCACCCAACCACAACTCGATTCACTTTTTAAGTTGCTTCAACAGCCATCTCTTCCTCAAAATCAATGGAAGTGCCAATAAGGACTCGTACTTGCGCGCATCACCTGTTAAGATATCAAACAAGTCTAAAAATGTGTCTTCATCTAACCCATCTATCTCCTCCAATGTGCtaaaaatttcttttgatgtcgggCCTTTTGGTGCTTCATCCCTAATAGCTTCAGTGAACTTGTCTAATTTCTCCACCATCATTGAGGTGAAGGAATCACTGGACCGTTGCCTCTTCAAGCTTCCTGAGGTTGTTGATGAAGTAAGCTCTTTACCGGTTCCCTCTTCCTTACTCATATCTCTCGCACCATCAGCTGGGGTCTTTGCCGCTTCACCGGTTGCATGATCTTTCCCAAACACCAAGTTGGTCGAGTCCCAATATAAGACTGTCTTGTGTCTGTACCCATTAGCTTCTTTATTTTTCTGCAGAAAACAATTTGAGGTATCAGATCAACAAACTTATTAAAGGTTCAGAAAACAGAAAACAGAAAACATGTTATTCTCAGAAAAGAATGCCAGAATCTACCAGTTTTCTGGCAGCTCCTGTACGACTTCACACCACGCACATAGTACTATACTACTTTTCTGCCAACGTGCATAATTCCAGGTTTCTAGATCTCATTTCAGAGAAAAGGAGGAGTTTTCTGTTTTCTGTTTGAAATAGAGGAaagaaaaagaaattctagaaaactgAAATGAAGTTTTCTGTTTTCTGTTTCAAATAGAGTTTTCTGTTTTCTGTTTTCTGCAGAAATTATGGGTCAAAATCCTGCCAACAAGTTTGAAATAGAGGAAAGAAAAAGAAATTCTGAAGAAATATATAACTCCAGGTTGCACCGAAAGAGTTAAAAACTGAAATGATGTTAGCTGTTCACCGAAAGAGTTAAAAACTGAAAAATTCTGCCAACAAGTTTGACATCTGTACTAAACAACATCTGTACTAAACAAGGTTGCACAATCCACTATCTGCACTAAACATGAAGTTTTTATTCTTTTATTCCTGTGCACTAAACATCCATCTCTTTATTTTTATTCTTTTATTCCTGTGCAGCCAATAGAAATCAAACATGAAGTTTTTTTTCTGGAAAATGACTATGCTAATCCATATTATTAAGTTGTAACAATAGGAAAACAAAAAACTGAAACTTACCGCCACATAAGCCTCCCATACAGAATCACTATCGACGGATATCTTGTTCTTGTTCCAATCCCAACCAAAGCCACTTGTTTGTAGCATACCATTGATGATAGTGTGGTGCTTGTCAAATGTCTTGTTCCTTGACATGATGTTGTCTTTTGTGATTTCCACATTGCACTTTTCTCGGACATTCTTGATAGCAGCCGTGTAGACATGAGACTTCCACCCATTTTGGCATCTGTCAccctttgtcggggaccataattaggggtaccctcaagacgcctaattctcagctggtaacccccatcagcataaagctgcaaaggcctgatgggtacgattaagtcagggatcagtccacacgagtgactcgatcacgcttcacccgagcctagcctcggccaagggcagccgacctcgagagacttccgtctcgcccgaggccccctttttatggcggacacatcaccggctcgcccgaggccttggcttcgctcagaagcaaccttgactaaatcgccacaccgactgaccagattgcaggagcatttaacgcaaaggtggcctgacacctttatcctgacacgcgcccccggcagagccgaagtgaccgccgtcactccaccgctccactggccagtctgacagaaggacagcgccgcctgcgccgctccgactgcagtgccactcgacagagtgagtctgacaggcagtcaggccttgccaaaggcgccacggcgaactccgctccgcccgaccccagggctcagactcgggctaagacccggaagacggtgaactccgctccgcccgaccccagggctcggactcgggctaacacccggaagacgacgaaactccgcctcgcccgaccccagggctcggactccgccctggcctcggccgaacgacttccgcctcgcccgaccccagggctcggactccgccctggcctcggccgaacgacttccgcctcgcccgaccccatggctcgggctcggccacggcaacggaagacagactcaacctcggcttcggaggaacccccacgtcgccctgcctagggcacagaccgccacgtcaacaggtagcgccatcatcatcctaccccgaatcgactcgggtcacggagaacaagaccggcgtcccatccggccagctccgccggagaggcaatgatggcgctccacaagctctatgacgacggcggcccccagctctcttacggaagcaggacgacgtcagcagggactcgaccgctccaacagctgtccctccgccaggctccgccgcacctccaacagccacgacatcacgccagcagggtgcccagatctctccggctgccacattggcatgtacctagtgtaggattacggggaggctacactagcgcaaaaacaaaattttcaaccccataataccaagaactactgcggttataggtcatggaattaccactagacgcgcagagcagcggaagatgtctcgatgtagacgaacgcgtcgagcagtgccgtgcagtcgccggcgtccttcacgtcctcgcacggttcgtccaagtgctccagatgcagcacctccgaggtatccacacgtacagggaggaagcgccgcgtaccgaactgctaggttcgcgacggcggcttggcgagggcgagaggtgggcggcggctgttagttcgctggtggcgaattaggttatccttaaccgcgcccccgcctcccattatataggcgttatggtgggcttctgacgccgaggcccatcattaaccctaaagcccagtctaatttcggatctaatccgaattaggcttccttccccttaagtgtgtgaccctataggttcacgtacaaatagacatagcccgagtactcttacttggcccaataattgacagcggcctctagcaagacatgtcaactcctatgtgtacgtaaagatcatatcagacgaaccattgcgacattacgtacatgctgttccctttgtctcacgatatttggtctggctctaagctgacctctctttctcgatactgtgaattggaatcctttcaatggttaactcttaaccctagcacggccatgcatttcttgatccaatcactcgaggggcccagagatatctctctcacaaagagagggacaaattccatcttgactgaccatgcctcacagcatgcttcctgacaaacccaaaactacctttataactacccagttacgggatagcgtttgatagtccctaagtaagtcaattcacatcttgagaacatgcgacaatctcaggtctaaggatacagtattcatgttgcaagaagagaactatattacaatatctcacgttgggtcggtccagcctcatgtcatacatgcgcccacattattagtttaacatctccatgttcatgacttgtgaaatgtagtcatcaactaatacatgtgctagtcatcgactctgactagggacatcatttagaataaccatataagtaaagaatctcacaaacaattcacataattgctaatcaatacaaggtgccttccatggatattcaattaagcaatatatatatcatggatacaaagaaatatgctcatctctatgattatctctagggcatatttctaacagtctcccacttgcactagagttaatctagaagatatctaatacccatagatctcacgtgtgcctcatgcttaggttgtggaagaggttttgtcaaaggatcagcaacattcaaatccgtatgtattttgcatatctttatctcacctcgcctaatgaattcccgtatgaggtgaaacttccgcagtacgtgtttgtttttctggtggttccttggctccttagcttgcgcaatagccccattgttgtcacagtagaggttcaatgggctagatgcattaggaaacacaccaagctcaatgaggaacttccttatccaaacaccttccttcgcagattcagaagctgcaatgtactcggcttctgttgtagaatcagtcacagtctcctgtttggaactcttccaactaacagcaccaccatttattgtgaacacaaaacctgattgcgattttaactcgtctgggtcagtttggaagctagcatcggtgtaaccagttacaacgagctcctccttacccccatataccaggaacatatctttagtccttcttaagtacttaagaatgccttttaccgctgtccagtgatcctcacctggatcagcctggtatctactcgtagcacttatagcgtatgaaacatctgggcgtgtacttatcatggcatacatgattgatccaatcgctgaggcgtatggtaccttactcatgcgctcccgctcattagccgtcgcaggacattgcatctggctaaggtgtttaccatgtgacataggtatgaaacctttcttggactgttccatgttgaaccgtttcaaaaccttgtcaatgtacgtatcttgacttaatcctataagcctcttcgacctatctctatagatccttatgcccaaaatatatgctgcttcccctaagtccttcatagaaaaactctttttcagtgaagccttgacggactccagcataggaatgtcattcccaatcaataatatgtcatccacatacaagatcagaaatacaacagcgctcccactttccttcttgtaaacacaagcttcttcttcattctgatgaaaaccaagccctttgatcacttcatcaaaacgaatgttccaactccgagatgcttgcttcaacccataaatggatttctgaagtttgcatatctttccagcattgatcggatcgacaaaaccctcgggctgtatcatatacacgtcctcatctaggtttccattaaggaaagctgttttgacatccatctgccaaatctcataatcgaaatatgcggcaatagctagaatgatccgaatagatttaagcatcgctactggcgagaatgtctcgtcatagtcaactccttgaacttgtcgaaaaccctttgcaacaagtcgagccttatagatgtgaacatttccatccatgtctttcttcttcttatagatccatttgcattctataggtctaacaccatcaggcgggtcaaccaagttccaaacttgattttctcccatggaatctatctcggatctcatggcgacatgccatttctcggaatctgggtccatcatcgcttctgaatatgttgcaggttcgtcgttgtctaacaacaacacttccccattgcccaacaatagcacttctcctcgtgcctcacgaagccttgctgaccttcgtggttgtggtggtgattctcttgccatagacgtctcaacttgttctgctacattagcatcacttgttgaatcttgtcccactggctcatcctgaacttcttcaagatacaccttttgtttacttttctctcttttgagaaactctttctctaagaacacaccgttccgggcgacaaacactttgccctctgacctgtggtaaaagtaatatcctaaagtttcctttggatatcccacgaacatgcacttgtccgattttggagtgagtttatccgactgtagtcgcttgacgtaaacctcacaaccccaaatcttcagaaaagacaagctgggagtcttcccagtccacatctcatatggtgtcttaactacggacttagatggtaccctatttagtgtgaaagctgctgtttctagagcgtatccccaaaacgacaaaggtaggtccgactggctcatcattgatcgaaccatatccaataaagtccgattacgtcgctcagacacgccattcctctgaggcgttccaggcggcgtaagctgtggaacaattccacaactctttagatgattgctaaactcatgactcaaatattcaccaccacgatctgatcgcagtgctttaattttcttgccacgctgattttctacttcattctgaaactctttgaacttttctaaggattcagacttgtgtttcattaagtagacatacccatatctactaaaatcatcagtgaaggttatgaagtattggaatcctcccctagctgtcgtactcattggtccgcacacatcagtatgtatgagttccaataaatctaatgtcctctccggtaaacccgtgaaaggcgccttggtcatcttaccaagtaagcaagcttcacatgtctcgtatgattcaaaatcaaacgaagttaaaagcccatcagaatgaagcttcttcatgcgattctcacttatatgacccaaacgacagtgccacatgtaggtaggacttaaatcattaggccgaggccttttagcactaatattacagataggtgcatcatcaagatttaaaatgaataacccattcataatggatgcaaaagccacaaacatgccattcttagagatcacacaaccattgttttcactcgcaaatgaataaccatccttcatcaaacatgaaggagacataatgtttcgactcatactaggaactagataacaattatttaactccaaaataaatcctgatgggaggtggagttgcatcgtcccgacggtcaacgcagcaactcttgcattattgcctacccggaaatcaacttctcctcttttcacgcttctacttcttatcatttcttgcatcgaattgcaaatatgggcaaccgatccggtatcaaatacccaagaattaatataagaatcagcaagaaaaatttctgtaatgtgaatagcaagtgtacctgctgcggctgtacccttaccgccgcgatccttaatagaggccaagtactgcttgcaattccttttccagtgaccaagttctttgcaataaaagcactctgcatctgcagctggtccagccttgggcttttgattgggcttggatactgtatcctttcccttgcccttcttttgagacttacccttcttcttaaagttgggtttgttttggaccgccatcacatggccgctgctgccagcacttttctttatgtccccctctgcagttttcagcatgccacatagttcattgaggcccctctccgccccatgcatatggtagttcgtgatgaagtttccatagctgggcggaagagatgccaaaatgaagtcagtggccaactcttggcttattgggaagcctagcttctccaacctctgactgtaaccaaccattttgattacgtgtggcccaactgctgcgccttctgctagcttgcattccagaaaggctttggacacattgaacctttcagtcctagcctgagtctggaacatatccttgagcgccacgatcatat is a genomic window of Zea mays cultivar B73 chromosome 5, Zm-B73-REFERENCE-NAM-5.0, whole genome shotgun sequence containing:
- the LOC100101526 gene encoding starch synthase IIb-2 precursor; protein product: MAGATSSSSVSLILILVASSSPRRSRGRVGIALRSYGYSGAELRLHWARRGSSRDGPAVVRAAAVPAGGEGEDAAAVGKSSSSKAVAVQGSESKAVYSTSPPKTATSAPKQNQSAAKQNGTVGSSSASKSPAPAVSESKAEPSAPVTKTETDASAKVEELKPSVDDAKPVESIGIPEPVDAKVDAAAATDAAASAADDTEDKEHGPLAGPNVMNVVVVASECAPFCKTGGLGDVVGALPKALARRGHRVMVVIPRYGEYAEARDLGVRRRYRVAGQDSEVTYFHSYIDGVDFVFIEAPPFRHRHNDIYGGERSDVLKRIILFCKAAVEVPWYAPCGGTVYGDGNLVFIANDWHTALLPVYLKAYYRDNGLMQYARSVLVIHNIAHQGRGPVDDFVNFDLPEHYIDHFKLYDNIGGEHCNVFAAGLKMADQVVTVSNGYLWELRTSEGGWGLHDIINQNDWKLQGIVNGIDMSEWNPAVDVHLHSDEYTNYTFETLDTGKRQCKAALQRQLGLQVRDDVPLIGFIGRLDHQKGVDIIADAIHWIAGQDVQLVMLGTGRPDLEDMLRRCEAEHSDKVRAWVGFSVPLAHRITAGADVLLMPSRFEPCGLNQLYAMAYGTVPVVHAVGGLRDTVAPFDPFNDTGLGWTFDRAEANRMIDALSHCLNTFRNYKESWRGLEARGMAQDLSWDHAAVLYEDVLVKAKYQW
- the LOC100101526 gene encoding starch synthase IIb-2 precursor isoform X1, coding for MAGATSSSSVSLILILVASSSPRRSRGRVGIALRSYGYSGAELRLHWARRGSSRDGPAVVRAAAVPAGGEGEDAAAVGKSSSSKAVAVQGSESKTQAVYSTSPPKTATSAPKQNQSAAKQNGTVGSSSASKSPAPAVSESKAEPSAPVTKTETDASAKVEELKPSVDDAKPVESIGIPEPVDAKVDAAAATDAAASAADDTEDKEHGPLAGPNVMNVVVVASECAPFCKTGGLGDVVGALPKALARRGHRVMVVIPRYGEYAEARDLGVRRRYRVAGQDSEVTYFHSYIDGVDFVFIEAPPFRHRHNDIYGGERSDVLKRIILFCKAAVEVPWYAPCGGTVYGDGNLVFIANDWHTALLPVYLKAYYRDNGLMQYARSVLVIHNIAHQGRGPVDDFVNFDLPEHYIDHFKLYDNIGGEHCNVFAAGLKMADQVVTVSNGYLWELRTSEGGWGLHDIINQNDWKLQGIVNGIDMSEWNPAVDVHLHSDEYTNYTFETLDTGKRQCKAALQRQLGLQVRDDVPLIGFIGRLDHQKGVDIIADAIHWIAGQDVQLVMLGTGRPDLEDMLRRCEAEHSDKVRAWVGFSVPLAHRITAGADVLLMPSRFEPCGLNQLYAMAYGTVPVVHAVGGLRDTVAPFDPFNDTGLGWTFDRAEANRMIDALSHCLNTFRNYKESWRGLEARGMAQDLSWDHAAVLYEDVLVKAKYQW